The Bacillus carboniphilus genome contains a region encoding:
- a CDS encoding transposase codes for MPRGPRERSKSGIYHVIIRGANRQEIFHDDDDFRKFLDTIKKYKIKARMTVYSWCLMNNHVHLLLKEGEESLSTTMKRIGVSYVSYYHRKYKTTGPLF; via the coding sequence GTGCCCAGAGGACCAAGGGAGAGAAGTAAAAGTGGGATTTATCATGTCATTATTAGAGGAGCTAATCGCCAAGAAATTTTCCATGATGATGACGACTTTAGGAAATTTCTTGACACGATTAAAAAATATAAAATCAAAGCAAGGATGACCGTGTATTCCTGGTGCTTAATGAATAATCATGTCCATCTTTTACTAAAAGAGGGGGAAGAAAGTCTTTCGACTACTATGAAACGAATTGGCGTAAGCTATGTCTCTTATTATCACAGGAAGTACAAAACAACAGGTCCCCTTTTCTAA
- a CDS encoding YifB family Mg chelatase-like AAA ATPase, translating to MSAKITSVGLKGLEGYYVQVEVLVTEGFESITIVGLPDASVKESKERVSAALHSLGYSLVDMKVIINLSPAEQKKNGPLFDLAIALGVLKSGGFLKHKIPRDAGFIGALSLDGSVLPVEGMIAAILAAKKLNLKKLFLPFDSSIPQVDFQDLELVYIETLQDVIDVLSGQQHFSFIQPTEKEEESSEMERDFNQIIGHDFAKRALEIAASGEHYVLMDGPPGCGKSLLAETFRSILPPLSKEAQLEKISLHQLAGAPYHSLTLPPYRHPHHSASDVSIIGGGTNPKPGEVSLAHRGILFLDELGEFSKKTLDMLRQPLENEKVTISRVHSTVTYPANFIFIAAMNPCPCGYLGSSEQYCTCSEKQIKAYKSRVSGPILDRIDILLTLRPINLEGHNFKDIESSQVVKKRVVAAREKQYNRYDKEVCNGSVPFEQLIKSSPLTSKQQHYLQSISLRYGLSNRVQIKIIRLARTISDLKGENIITNEALKEAMKLRNKTLQGSSLNTNMMTGEECDMPYE from the coding sequence ATGTCAGCTAAAATAACTAGTGTTGGTCTAAAAGGACTAGAAGGATATTACGTTCAAGTTGAAGTTCTAGTAACGGAAGGATTCGAATCTATAACCATTGTAGGTCTACCAGATGCATCGGTAAAGGAATCGAAGGAACGCGTTTCTGCTGCTCTCCATAGTCTTGGATACTCTCTAGTCGATATGAAAGTCATCATTAATCTATCACCTGCTGAGCAAAAGAAAAACGGACCTCTTTTTGATCTTGCGATTGCGCTTGGTGTTTTAAAAAGTGGAGGTTTTCTAAAGCACAAGATACCACGTGATGCTGGTTTTATTGGCGCTTTATCGTTAGACGGAAGTGTTCTTCCTGTTGAAGGAATGATCGCCGCCATTCTAGCAGCGAAAAAATTAAACCTCAAAAAACTCTTTCTACCTTTCGATTCATCGATTCCACAAGTAGACTTTCAAGATTTAGAACTTGTATACATCGAAACTCTACAAGATGTAATCGATGTTTTGAGTGGACAACAACACTTTTCCTTTATCCAACCTACCGAAAAGGAAGAAGAATCATCTGAAATGGAGCGAGATTTCAATCAAATTATCGGTCATGATTTTGCAAAGAGAGCATTAGAAATTGCTGCAAGTGGTGAACATTATGTACTAATGGATGGTCCACCAGGTTGTGGGAAAAGTTTACTTGCAGAAACCTTTCGATCCATTCTTCCACCACTATCGAAAGAAGCACAACTAGAGAAGATCAGCCTTCATCAATTAGCAGGTGCCCCGTATCACTCTCTTACTCTACCACCCTATCGCCACCCCCATCATTCTGCTTCAGATGTATCCATTATAGGTGGAGGGACAAATCCAAAGCCTGGAGAAGTATCACTTGCCCATCGTGGAATCCTCTTTCTTGACGAATTAGGTGAATTCTCCAAAAAAACGTTAGATATGTTAAGGCAACCATTAGAAAATGAAAAAGTAACGATAAGTCGTGTTCACTCCACCGTGACATACCCCGCGAATTTCATCTTTATAGCAGCTATGAACCCCTGTCCTTGTGGTTATCTAGGTTCAAGTGAGCAATATTGCACATGTTCAGAAAAACAAATTAAAGCCTATAAAAGTCGAGTTTCTGGACCGATACTGGACAGAATTGATATTTTGCTTACCTTACGCCCAATAAACCTTGAAGGACATAACTTCAAAGACATTGAATCATCACAAGTAGTCAAAAAAAGAGTCGTAGCGGCCAGAGAAAAACAATATAACCGATATGATAAGGAAGTTTGTAATGGGAGTGTCCCTTTTGAGCAACTGATTAAAAGTAGCCCATTAACATCTAAACAGCAACACTATTTACAGTCAATCTCTTTAAGGTATGGGTTAAGTAATCGTGTTCAAATCAAAATCATCCGTTTAGCAAGAACCATCTCAGATTTAAAAGGAGAAAACATAATTACGAACGAAGCCCTTAAGGAAGCGATGAAATTGAGAAATAAAACTCTTCAGGGTTCCTCATTAAATACGAACATGATGACGGGAGAAGAGTGTGACATGCCATATGAATAA
- a CDS encoding VanZ family protein gives MELDYELIFGMDKQMHLVSYAVLSVILGMVIVIFSNKHAVKKENELLMDTLVTFGIFEEYRQYLLPNRSAELLDATANMIGVTIGLAIPMFISYVFRNRHHFISKRFAVYSLILITMFVGLLFLNERPFVTFDGPIQERLENIVALIGL, from the coding sequence ATGGAGTTAGATTATGAACTTATTTTTGGCATGGATAAGCAGATGCATCTGGTTAGTTATGCTGTTCTTTCAGTTATTTTAGGAATGGTTATTGTTATTTTCTCGAATAAACATGCTGTTAAAAAGGAGAATGAGCTACTTATGGATACTCTAGTCACTTTCGGTATTTTCGAGGAGTATAGACAATATCTATTACCCAATAGAAGTGCTGAATTATTAGATGCTACTGCCAATATGATAGGTGTAACCATAGGTTTAGCAATTCCTATGTTTATTTCATATGTATTCAGAAATAGACATCACTTTATTTCTAAACGTTTTGCTGTTTATAGTCTGATTTTAATTACGATGTTTGTTGGTTTGTTATTCTTAAATGAGCGACCATTTGTTACGTTTGATGGGCCGATTCAAGAAAGATTAGAAAATATCGTTGCTTTAATTGGTCTTTAA
- a CDS encoding antitoxin YezG family protein produces the protein MEKKLNELYRTIAETVNKMIPENWEKLYFYAQISEDGGGTYFFYQPSSNPDMSIYSLEIPFKYQVDEKSFKINKRKLFAKAEEMREVFKSESQELWYSFTLILDKTGKLNIHFDYTNWFNTEYSFSDQMIIWKNKYLGEVPSDEKDKDLIKKYHNEFPDNPI, from the coding sequence TTGGAAAAAAAACTAAACGAACTATATAGAACAATAGCTGAAACAGTTAATAAGATGATCCCAGAAAATTGGGAAAAATTATACTTTTATGCTCAAATTTCAGAAGATGGTGGGGGGACATATTTTTTCTACCAACCATCATCTAATCCTGATATGAGTATATATAGTCTGGAAATACCTTTTAAATATCAGGTTGATGAAAAATCGTTCAAAATAAATAAAAGAAAGTTATTTGCTAAAGCAGAAGAAATGAGAGAAGTATTTAAAAGTGAATCACAAGAACTTTGGTACTCTTTTACATTGATATTAGATAAAACAGGTAAATTAAACATTCATTTTGACTATACAAATTGGTTTAATACAGAATATAGTTTCAGTGACCAAATGATTATTTGGAAAAATAAATACTTAGGTGAAGTACCGAGTGATGAAAAGGATAAGGATTTAATTAAAAAATACCACAATGAATTTCCAGATAATCCAATTTAG
- a CDS encoding T7SS effector LXG polymorphic toxin: MENLIYERDSLVSASQSRMHEYENLKEQFEEVKKAMLSLVEMDEFQGKGASAIKGFYQAQSEVINAWLGLIDRQIAFLKGIDGDTEEAGLGGETTVYVPFLEDELSKSIKQSKEMVHQQQDDISTILSSVSDLVDIDVYSTDRFEEAMENADKERKETIEAVEQLNQNLLNEYQQSEINQGFVVQLYSALIDATTKGGNVSPIHFNLKAFKESDVYQLRDDVQKATDEYVTLKDQQAEYRQLQAAVEAEKNKPLYLKMVDGFKNFTGELTGYYDYKRATEGVDPITGRELSTAERVKAGGMALAGFIPIAGWGGRLGKGGLGALKTFKGVSAATHALDAYKGAKSFDVLYKTEMGIYGLVTANGFGEYLTGQDMFGNPLTDAQRQDSLHGALLGLTIGTAAHSLNRQASGQTLFPYSKAYVGQKVTQSQQALSKLRSNIGQLRVPVGVEAQQLATSAGKVTNFKLNTKTLSDVKQQVMMKAEGVGAKGNKIKELNEVSYGDHFTKGKRGRKELAPNVRYVTQDGYKYTTDELGRIIDVEADNLILQEADRNLGMQRAAGRENRLPDDDGGHLIGSQFHGSGDIDNLVAQNSQINRSGGQWYKMESEWADALKEIPPRKVSVKIEPIYIENSLRPDSFEIVYKIEGKGIFEKIIKNKSGG; the protein is encoded by the coding sequence ATGGAAAACCTAATCTATGAACGAGATTCTCTTGTTTCTGCTTCACAGTCAAGGATGCATGAATATGAAAATTTAAAAGAACAGTTTGAAGAAGTAAAAAAGGCCATGTTAAGTCTAGTAGAAATGGATGAGTTTCAAGGAAAAGGAGCCAGCGCCATTAAAGGATTTTACCAAGCGCAAAGCGAAGTGATTAATGCTTGGCTCGGTTTAATTGATAGGCAAATCGCCTTTTTAAAGGGAATTGATGGCGATACAGAAGAGGCAGGTTTAGGCGGTGAAACGACTGTCTACGTTCCTTTTCTTGAAGATGAATTATCCAAATCAATTAAACAATCAAAAGAGATGGTTCACCAGCAACAAGATGATATCAGCACCATCCTATCAAGTGTTTCCGATTTGGTGGACATTGATGTGTATTCAACTGACCGATTTGAAGAAGCCATGGAAAACGCCGACAAAGAGCGAAAAGAGACCATTGAAGCCGTTGAACAACTCAATCAAAACTTGTTGAATGAATATCAACAATCAGAAATAAACCAAGGCTTCGTCGTCCAGCTCTATAGCGCACTCATTGATGCTACGACAAAAGGGGGCAACGTCTCCCCCATCCACTTTAACCTAAAGGCATTTAAGGAAAGCGATGTATATCAATTAAGAGACGACGTACAAAAAGCGACAGACGAATACGTAACGTTAAAAGATCAACAAGCGGAATACAGACAACTACAAGCAGCGGTCGAAGCAGAGAAAAATAAACCTTTGTATTTAAAAATGGTAGATGGATTTAAGAACTTTACAGGGGAACTGACGGGCTATTATGATTATAAGAGAGCAACAGAAGGCGTCGATCCCATCACAGGGCGAGAGTTATCAACGGCAGAACGAGTAAAGGCAGGCGGAATGGCTCTAGCTGGTTTTATACCGATCGCAGGTTGGGGAGGTCGTCTCGGTAAAGGTGGATTAGGTGCTTTAAAAACGTTTAAAGGCGTCAGTGCCGCCACACATGCCTTAGATGCGTATAAAGGAGCCAAATCATTTGATGTCCTTTATAAAACCGAAATGGGCATTTACGGGTTAGTGACCGCCAATGGCTTCGGTGAATACTTAACGGGTCAAGATATGTTTGGCAATCCTTTAACAGATGCCCAAAGACAAGATAGTTTACATGGTGCCTTACTAGGCTTAACCATTGGTACAGCCGCTCATTCATTGAATAGGCAGGCTTCAGGTCAGACATTATTCCCATACAGCAAGGCTTATGTAGGACAAAAAGTCACCCAATCCCAACAAGCGTTATCGAAATTAAGGTCAAATATTGGTCAGTTGAGAGTTCCGGTTGGCGTTGAAGCCCAGCAACTCGCCACAAGTGCAGGGAAAGTCACGAACTTTAAACTTAATACGAAGACGTTGAGTGACGTGAAGCAGCAGGTTATGATGAAGGCTGAGGGAGTTGGGGCTAAGGGTAATAAAATTAAAGAATTAAATGAAGTATCCTATGGAGACCATTTTACTAAAGGCAAAAGAGGAAGAAAAGAACTTGCACCAAATGTTCGCTATGTTACTCAAGATGGATATAAATATACAACGGATGAATTAGGACGGATTATTGATGTAGAAGCAGATAATTTAATATTACAGGAAGCGGATAGAAATTTAGGAATGCAAAGAGCGGCTGGTAGAGAAAACAGATTACCTGATGATGACGGTGGACATTTGATTGGGAGTCAGTTTCATGGTTCAGGCGACATTGATAATCTTGTTGCTCAGAATAGCCAAATTAATCGTTCTGGAGGTCAGTGGTATAAAATGGAATCAGAATGGGCTGATGCATTGAAAGAAATACCACCCAGGAAAGTATCTGTAAAAATAGAACCTATATATATAGAAAATTCATTAAGGCCAGATTCATTTGAAATAGTATATAAAATTGAAGGGAAAGGAATTTTTGAGAAAATTATTAAAAATAAATCAGGAGGTTGA